Proteins from a single region of Harpia harpyja isolate bHarHar1 chromosome 14, bHarHar1 primary haplotype, whole genome shotgun sequence:
- the ZNF207 gene encoding BUB3-interacting and GLEBS motif-containing protein ZNF207 isoform X4 → MGRKKKKQLKPWCWYCNRDFDDEKILIQHQKAKHFKCHICHKKLYTGPGLAIHCMQVHKETIDAVPNAIPGRTDIELEIYGMEGIPEKDMEERRRLLEQKTQESQKKKQQDDSDEYEDDESAASTSFQPQQVQPQQGYIPPMAQPGLPPVPGAPGMPPGIPPLMAGVPPMMPGMPPVMPGMPPGMMPMGGMMPPGPGIPPLMPGMPPGMPPPVGPRPGMPPMTQAQPVTAPGILNRPPAPAASAPTPQPPVTKPLFPSAGQMGTPVTSSSAASSNSESLSASSNALFPSTAQAAAAVPGPVGTDFKPLNSTPATTTEPPKPTFPAYTQSTASTTSTTNSTAAKPATSITSKPATLTTTSATSKLIHPDEDISLEERRAQLPKYQRNLPRPGQASLGNPPVGPIGGMMPPQPGIPPQQQGMRPPMPPHGQYGAHHQGMPGYLPGAMPPYGQGPPMVPPYQSGPPRPPMGMRPPVMSQGGRY, encoded by the exons ATGGGCCGTAAGAAGAAGAAGCAGCTGAAGCCTTGGTGCTG GTATTGTAACAGGGATTTTGATGATGAAAAAATCCTTATACAGCATCAAAAAGCAAAGCACTTTAAATGCCATATATGTCATAAGAAACTGTATACAGGACCTGGTTTAGCTATACACTGCATGCAG gtacATAAAGAAACAATAGATGCTGTTCCAAATGCTATTCCTGGAAGAACAGACATTGAACTGGAAATCTATGGCATGGAGGGCATTCCAGAAAAAGATATGGAGGAACGAAGGAGGTTACTTGAACAAAAAACTCAGG AgagccagaaaaagaaacaacaggaTGATTCTGATGAGTATGAAGATGATGAATCTGCAGCTTCAACTTCATTTCAACCCCAGCAAGTTCAGCCACAGCAGGGGTACATTCCCCCAATGGCACAACCAGGTTTGCCTCCTGTGCCAGGTGCACCAGGAATGCCTCCAG gTATACCACCATTAATGGCAGGTGTTCCACCTATGATGCCTGGAATGCCTCCAGTTATGCCTGGAATGCCGCCTGG GATGATGCCAATGGGTGGAATGATGCCTCCTGGGCCAGGAATACCACCTCTTATGCCTGGTATGCCACCAG GTATGCCGCCGCCTGTTGGGCCTCGTCCTGGGATGCCTCCAATGACACAAGCACAGCCTGTTACAGCACCGGGCATTCTTAACagacctccagctcctgctgcatcGGCACCTACCCCCCAGCCTCCGGTTACTAAACCACTCTTCCCAAGTGCGGGGCAG ATGGGGACACCTGTCACAAGCTCAAGTGCAGCTTCCTCCAATTCAGAAAGTCTGTCAGCATCTTCTAACGCTCTGTTTCCTAGCACAGCACAA gctgcagcagctgtTCCAGGTCCAGTTGGTACTGATTTCAAACCTTTGAATTCTACACCTGCAACAACAACAGAACCCCCAAAACCTACATTCCCTGCTTACACACAGTCTACAGCCTCAACCACTAGCACGACAAAcagtactgcagctaaaccagctACGTCTATAACAAGTAAGCCTGCTACTCTCACAACAACCAGTGCAACCAGTAAGTTGATCCATCCAGATGAGGATATATCACTg GAAGAGAGGAGGGCACAGTTGCCTAAATATCAGCGTAATCTTCCTCGACCAGGACAAGCTTCCTTGGGTAATCCACCAGTTGGACCAATTGGAGGTATGATGCCACCACAGCCAGGAATTCCTCCACAACAACAAGGAATGAGACCTCCCATGCCACCTCATG GTCAGTATGGTGCTCATCACCAGGGCATGCCAGGATATCTTCCTGGAGCCATGCCTCCATACGGTCAGGGACCTCCGATGGTGCCCCCTTACCAAAGTGGACCTCCTCGACCTCCAATGGGAATGAGACCTCCTGTAATGTCGCAAGGTGGCCGCTACTGA
- the ZNF207 gene encoding BUB3-interacting and GLEBS motif-containing protein ZNF207 isoform X2, whose amino-acid sequence MGRKKKKQLKPWCWYCNRDFDDEKILIQHQKAKHFKCHICHKKLYTGPGLAIHCMQVHKETIDAVPNAIPGRTDIELEIYGMEGIPEKDMEERRRLLEQKTQESQKKKQQDDSDEYEDDESAASTSFQPQQVQPQQGYIPPMAQPGLPPVPGAPGMPPGIPPLMAGVPPMMPGMPPVMPGMPPGLHQQRKYMQSFCGGNMMMPMGGMMPPGPGIPPLMPGMPPGMPPPVGPRPGMPPMTQAQPVTAPGILNRPPAPAASAPTPQPPVTKPLFPSAGQMGTPVTSSSAASSNSESLSASSNALFPSTAQAAAAVPGPVGTDFKPLNSTPATTTEPPKPTFPAYTQSTASTTSTTNSTAAKPATSITSKPATLTTTSATSKLIHPDEDISLEERRAQLPKYQRNLPRPGQASLGNPPVGPIGGMMPPQPGIPPQQQGMRPPMPPHGQYGAHHQGMPGYLPGAMPPYGQGPPMVPPYQSGPPRPPMGMRPPVMSQGGRY is encoded by the exons ATGGGCCGTAAGAAGAAGAAGCAGCTGAAGCCTTGGTGCTG GTATTGTAACAGGGATTTTGATGATGAAAAAATCCTTATACAGCATCAAAAAGCAAAGCACTTTAAATGCCATATATGTCATAAGAAACTGTATACAGGACCTGGTTTAGCTATACACTGCATGCAG gtacATAAAGAAACAATAGATGCTGTTCCAAATGCTATTCCTGGAAGAACAGACATTGAACTGGAAATCTATGGCATGGAGGGCATTCCAGAAAAAGATATGGAGGAACGAAGGAGGTTACTTGAACAAAAAACTCAGG AgagccagaaaaagaaacaacaggaTGATTCTGATGAGTATGAAGATGATGAATCTGCAGCTTCAACTTCATTTCAACCCCAGCAAGTTCAGCCACAGCAGGGGTACATTCCCCCAATGGCACAACCAGGTTTGCCTCCTGTGCCAGGTGCACCAGGAATGCCTCCAG gTATACCACCATTAATGGCAGGTGTTCCACCTATGATGCCTGGAATGCCTCCAGTTATGCCTGGAATGCCGCCTGG ATTACATCAACAGAGAAAATACATGCAGTCATTTTGTGGTGGAAACAT GATGATGCCAATGGGTGGAATGATGCCTCCTGGGCCAGGAATACCACCTCTTATGCCTGGTATGCCACCAG GTATGCCGCCGCCTGTTGGGCCTCGTCCTGGGATGCCTCCAATGACACAAGCACAGCCTGTTACAGCACCGGGCATTCTTAACagacctccagctcctgctgcatcGGCACCTACCCCCCAGCCTCCGGTTACTAAACCACTCTTCCCAAGTGCGGGGCAG ATGGGGACACCTGTCACAAGCTCAAGTGCAGCTTCCTCCAATTCAGAAAGTCTGTCAGCATCTTCTAACGCTCTGTTTCCTAGCACAGCACAA gctgcagcagctgtTCCAGGTCCAGTTGGTACTGATTTCAAACCTTTGAATTCTACACCTGCAACAACAACAGAACCCCCAAAACCTACATTCCCTGCTTACACACAGTCTACAGCCTCAACCACTAGCACGACAAAcagtactgcagctaaaccagctACGTCTATAACAAGTAAGCCTGCTACTCTCACAACAACCAGTGCAACCAGTAAGTTGATCCATCCAGATGAGGATATATCACTg GAAGAGAGGAGGGCACAGTTGCCTAAATATCAGCGTAATCTTCCTCGACCAGGACAAGCTTCCTTGGGTAATCCACCAGTTGGACCAATTGGAGGTATGATGCCACCACAGCCAGGAATTCCTCCACAACAACAAGGAATGAGACCTCCCATGCCACCTCATG GTCAGTATGGTGCTCATCACCAGGGCATGCCAGGATATCTTCCTGGAGCCATGCCTCCATACGGTCAGGGACCTCCGATGGTGCCCCCTTACCAAAGTGGACCTCCTCGACCTCCAATGGGAATGAGACCTCCTGTAATGTCGCAAGGTGGCCGCTACTGA
- the ZNF207 gene encoding BUB3-interacting and GLEBS motif-containing protein ZNF207 isoform X1 produces the protein MGRKKKKQLKPWCWYCNRDFDDEKILIQHQKAKHFKCHICHKKLYTGPGLAIHCMQVHKETIDAVPNAIPGRTDIELEIYGMEGIPEKDMEERRRLLEQKTQAESQKKKQQDDSDEYEDDESAASTSFQPQQVQPQQGYIPPMAQPGLPPVPGAPGMPPGIPPLMAGVPPMMPGMPPVMPGMPPGLHQQRKYMQSFCGGNMMMPMGGMMPPGPGIPPLMPGMPPGMPPPVGPRPGMPPMTQAQPVTAPGILNRPPAPAASAPTPQPPVTKPLFPSAGQMGTPVTSSSAASSNSESLSASSNALFPSTAQAAAAVPGPVGTDFKPLNSTPATTTEPPKPTFPAYTQSTASTTSTTNSTAAKPATSITSKPATLTTTSATSKLIHPDEDISLEERRAQLPKYQRNLPRPGQASLGNPPVGPIGGMMPPQPGIPPQQQGMRPPMPPHGQYGAHHQGMPGYLPGAMPPYGQGPPMVPPYQSGPPRPPMGMRPPVMSQGGRY, from the exons ATGGGCCGTAAGAAGAAGAAGCAGCTGAAGCCTTGGTGCTG GTATTGTAACAGGGATTTTGATGATGAAAAAATCCTTATACAGCATCAAAAAGCAAAGCACTTTAAATGCCATATATGTCATAAGAAACTGTATACAGGACCTGGTTTAGCTATACACTGCATGCAG gtacATAAAGAAACAATAGATGCTGTTCCAAATGCTATTCCTGGAAGAACAGACATTGAACTGGAAATCTATGGCATGGAGGGCATTCCAGAAAAAGATATGGAGGAACGAAGGAGGTTACTTGAACAAAAAACTCAGG CAGAgagccagaaaaagaaacaacaggaTGATTCTGATGAGTATGAAGATGATGAATCTGCAGCTTCAACTTCATTTCAACCCCAGCAAGTTCAGCCACAGCAGGGGTACATTCCCCCAATGGCACAACCAGGTTTGCCTCCTGTGCCAGGTGCACCAGGAATGCCTCCAG gTATACCACCATTAATGGCAGGTGTTCCACCTATGATGCCTGGAATGCCTCCAGTTATGCCTGGAATGCCGCCTGG ATTACATCAACAGAGAAAATACATGCAGTCATTTTGTGGTGGAAACAT GATGATGCCAATGGGTGGAATGATGCCTCCTGGGCCAGGAATACCACCTCTTATGCCTGGTATGCCACCAG GTATGCCGCCGCCTGTTGGGCCTCGTCCTGGGATGCCTCCAATGACACAAGCACAGCCTGTTACAGCACCGGGCATTCTTAACagacctccagctcctgctgcatcGGCACCTACCCCCCAGCCTCCGGTTACTAAACCACTCTTCCCAAGTGCGGGGCAG ATGGGGACACCTGTCACAAGCTCAAGTGCAGCTTCCTCCAATTCAGAAAGTCTGTCAGCATCTTCTAACGCTCTGTTTCCTAGCACAGCACAA gctgcagcagctgtTCCAGGTCCAGTTGGTACTGATTTCAAACCTTTGAATTCTACACCTGCAACAACAACAGAACCCCCAAAACCTACATTCCCTGCTTACACACAGTCTACAGCCTCAACCACTAGCACGACAAAcagtactgcagctaaaccagctACGTCTATAACAAGTAAGCCTGCTACTCTCACAACAACCAGTGCAACCAGTAAGTTGATCCATCCAGATGAGGATATATCACTg GAAGAGAGGAGGGCACAGTTGCCTAAATATCAGCGTAATCTTCCTCGACCAGGACAAGCTTCCTTGGGTAATCCACCAGTTGGACCAATTGGAGGTATGATGCCACCACAGCCAGGAATTCCTCCACAACAACAAGGAATGAGACCTCCCATGCCACCTCATG GTCAGTATGGTGCTCATCACCAGGGCATGCCAGGATATCTTCCTGGAGCCATGCCTCCATACGGTCAGGGACCTCCGATGGTGCCCCCTTACCAAAGTGGACCTCCTCGACCTCCAATGGGAATGAGACCTCCTGTAATGTCGCAAGGTGGCCGCTACTGA
- the ZNF207 gene encoding BUB3-interacting and GLEBS motif-containing protein ZNF207 isoform X5, with the protein MGRKKKKQLKPWCWYCNRDFDDEKILIQHQKAKHFKCHICHKKLYTGPGLAIHCMQVHKETIDAVPNAIPGRTDIELEIYGMEGIPEKDMEERRRLLEQKTQAESQKKKQQDDSDEYEDDESAASTSFQPQQVQPQQGYIPPMAQPGLPPVPGAPGMPPGIPPLMAGVPPMMPGMPPVMPGMPPGLHQQRKYMQSFCGGNMMMPMGGMMPPGPGIPPLMPGMPPGMPPPVGPRPGMPPMTQAQPVTAPGILNRPPAPAASAPTPQPPVTKPLFPSAGQAAAAVPGPVGTDFKPLNSTPATTTEPPKPTFPAYTQSTASTTSTTNSTAAKPATSITSKPATLTTTSATSKLIHPDEDISLEERRAQLPKYQRNLPRPGQASLGNPPVGPIGGMMPPQPGIPPQQQGMRPPMPPHGQYGAHHQGMPGYLPGAMPPYGQGPPMVPPYQSGPPRPPMGMRPPVMSQGGRY; encoded by the exons ATGGGCCGTAAGAAGAAGAAGCAGCTGAAGCCTTGGTGCTG GTATTGTAACAGGGATTTTGATGATGAAAAAATCCTTATACAGCATCAAAAAGCAAAGCACTTTAAATGCCATATATGTCATAAGAAACTGTATACAGGACCTGGTTTAGCTATACACTGCATGCAG gtacATAAAGAAACAATAGATGCTGTTCCAAATGCTATTCCTGGAAGAACAGACATTGAACTGGAAATCTATGGCATGGAGGGCATTCCAGAAAAAGATATGGAGGAACGAAGGAGGTTACTTGAACAAAAAACTCAGG CAGAgagccagaaaaagaaacaacaggaTGATTCTGATGAGTATGAAGATGATGAATCTGCAGCTTCAACTTCATTTCAACCCCAGCAAGTTCAGCCACAGCAGGGGTACATTCCCCCAATGGCACAACCAGGTTTGCCTCCTGTGCCAGGTGCACCAGGAATGCCTCCAG gTATACCACCATTAATGGCAGGTGTTCCACCTATGATGCCTGGAATGCCTCCAGTTATGCCTGGAATGCCGCCTGG ATTACATCAACAGAGAAAATACATGCAGTCATTTTGTGGTGGAAACAT GATGATGCCAATGGGTGGAATGATGCCTCCTGGGCCAGGAATACCACCTCTTATGCCTGGTATGCCACCAG GTATGCCGCCGCCTGTTGGGCCTCGTCCTGGGATGCCTCCAATGACACAAGCACAGCCTGTTACAGCACCGGGCATTCTTAACagacctccagctcctgctgcatcGGCACCTACCCCCCAGCCTCCGGTTACTAAACCACTCTTCCCAAGTGCGGGGCAG gctgcagcagctgtTCCAGGTCCAGTTGGTACTGATTTCAAACCTTTGAATTCTACACCTGCAACAACAACAGAACCCCCAAAACCTACATTCCCTGCTTACACACAGTCTACAGCCTCAACCACTAGCACGACAAAcagtactgcagctaaaccagctACGTCTATAACAAGTAAGCCTGCTACTCTCACAACAACCAGTGCAACCAGTAAGTTGATCCATCCAGATGAGGATATATCACTg GAAGAGAGGAGGGCACAGTTGCCTAAATATCAGCGTAATCTTCCTCGACCAGGACAAGCTTCCTTGGGTAATCCACCAGTTGGACCAATTGGAGGTATGATGCCACCACAGCCAGGAATTCCTCCACAACAACAAGGAATGAGACCTCCCATGCCACCTCATG GTCAGTATGGTGCTCATCACCAGGGCATGCCAGGATATCTTCCTGGAGCCATGCCTCCATACGGTCAGGGACCTCCGATGGTGCCCCCTTACCAAAGTGGACCTCCTCGACCTCCAATGGGAATGAGACCTCCTGTAATGTCGCAAGGTGGCCGCTACTGA
- the ZNF207 gene encoding BUB3-interacting and GLEBS motif-containing protein ZNF207 isoform X7 — MGRKKKKQLKPWCWYCNRDFDDEKILIQHQKAKHFKCHICHKKLYTGPGLAIHCMQVHKETIDAVPNAIPGRTDIELEIYGMEGIPEKDMEERRRLLEQKTQAESQKKKQQDDSDEYEDDESAASTSFQPQQVQPQQGYIPPMAQPGLPPVPGAPGMPPGIPPLMAGVPPMMPGMPPVMPGMPPGMMPMGGMMPPGPGIPPLMPGMPPGMPPPVGPRPGMPPMTQAQPVTAPGILNRPPAPAASAPTPQPPVTKPLFPSAGQAAAAVPGPVGTDFKPLNSTPATTTEPPKPTFPAYTQSTASTTSTTNSTAAKPATSITSKPATLTTTSATSKLIHPDEDISLEERRAQLPKYQRNLPRPGQASLGNPPVGPIGGMMPPQPGIPPQQQGMRPPMPPHGQYGAHHQGMPGYLPGAMPPYGQGPPMVPPYQSGPPRPPMGMRPPVMSQGGRY; from the exons ATGGGCCGTAAGAAGAAGAAGCAGCTGAAGCCTTGGTGCTG GTATTGTAACAGGGATTTTGATGATGAAAAAATCCTTATACAGCATCAAAAAGCAAAGCACTTTAAATGCCATATATGTCATAAGAAACTGTATACAGGACCTGGTTTAGCTATACACTGCATGCAG gtacATAAAGAAACAATAGATGCTGTTCCAAATGCTATTCCTGGAAGAACAGACATTGAACTGGAAATCTATGGCATGGAGGGCATTCCAGAAAAAGATATGGAGGAACGAAGGAGGTTACTTGAACAAAAAACTCAGG CAGAgagccagaaaaagaaacaacaggaTGATTCTGATGAGTATGAAGATGATGAATCTGCAGCTTCAACTTCATTTCAACCCCAGCAAGTTCAGCCACAGCAGGGGTACATTCCCCCAATGGCACAACCAGGTTTGCCTCCTGTGCCAGGTGCACCAGGAATGCCTCCAG gTATACCACCATTAATGGCAGGTGTTCCACCTATGATGCCTGGAATGCCTCCAGTTATGCCTGGAATGCCGCCTGG GATGATGCCAATGGGTGGAATGATGCCTCCTGGGCCAGGAATACCACCTCTTATGCCTGGTATGCCACCAG GTATGCCGCCGCCTGTTGGGCCTCGTCCTGGGATGCCTCCAATGACACAAGCACAGCCTGTTACAGCACCGGGCATTCTTAACagacctccagctcctgctgcatcGGCACCTACCCCCCAGCCTCCGGTTACTAAACCACTCTTCCCAAGTGCGGGGCAG gctgcagcagctgtTCCAGGTCCAGTTGGTACTGATTTCAAACCTTTGAATTCTACACCTGCAACAACAACAGAACCCCCAAAACCTACATTCCCTGCTTACACACAGTCTACAGCCTCAACCACTAGCACGACAAAcagtactgcagctaaaccagctACGTCTATAACAAGTAAGCCTGCTACTCTCACAACAACCAGTGCAACCAGTAAGTTGATCCATCCAGATGAGGATATATCACTg GAAGAGAGGAGGGCACAGTTGCCTAAATATCAGCGTAATCTTCCTCGACCAGGACAAGCTTCCTTGGGTAATCCACCAGTTGGACCAATTGGAGGTATGATGCCACCACAGCCAGGAATTCCTCCACAACAACAAGGAATGAGACCTCCCATGCCACCTCATG GTCAGTATGGTGCTCATCACCAGGGCATGCCAGGATATCTTCCTGGAGCCATGCCTCCATACGGTCAGGGACCTCCGATGGTGCCCCCTTACCAAAGTGGACCTCCTCGACCTCCAATGGGAATGAGACCTCCTGTAATGTCGCAAGGTGGCCGCTACTGA
- the ZNF207 gene encoding BUB3-interacting and GLEBS motif-containing protein ZNF207 isoform X8, producing MLFLEEQTLNWKSMAWRAFQKKIWRNEGGYLNKKSLAESQKKKQQDDSDEYEDDESAASTSFQPQQVQPQQGYIPPMAQPGLPPVPGAPGMPPGIPPLMAGVPPMMPGMPPVMPGMPPGLHQQRKYMQSFCGGNMMMPMGGMMPPGPGIPPLMPGMPPGMPPPVGPRPGMPPMTQAQPVTAPGILNRPPAPAASAPTPQPPVTKPLFPSAGQMGTPVTSSSAASSNSESLSASSNALFPSTAQAAAAVPGPVGTDFKPLNSTPATTTEPPKPTFPAYTQSTASTTSTTNSTAAKPATSITSKPATLTTTSATSKLIHPDEDISLEERRAQLPKYQRNLPRPGQASLGNPPVGPIGGMMPPQPGIPPQQQGMRPPMPPHGQYGAHHQGMPGYLPGAMPPYGQGPPMVPPYQSGPPRPPMGMRPPVMSQGGRY from the exons ATGCTATTCCTGGAAGAACAGACATTGAACTGGAAATCTATGGCATGGAGGGCATTCCAGAAAAAGATATGGAGGAACGAAGGAGGTTACTTGAACAAAAAA TCTTTAGCAGAgagccagaaaaagaaacaacaggaTGATTCTGATGAGTATGAAGATGATGAATCTGCAGCTTCAACTTCATTTCAACCCCAGCAAGTTCAGCCACAGCAGGGGTACATTCCCCCAATGGCACAACCAGGTTTGCCTCCTGTGCCAGGTGCACCAGGAATGCCTCCAG gTATACCACCATTAATGGCAGGTGTTCCACCTATGATGCCTGGAATGCCTCCAGTTATGCCTGGAATGCCGCCTGG ATTACATCAACAGAGAAAATACATGCAGTCATTTTGTGGTGGAAACAT GATGATGCCAATGGGTGGAATGATGCCTCCTGGGCCAGGAATACCACCTCTTATGCCTGGTATGCCACCAG GTATGCCGCCGCCTGTTGGGCCTCGTCCTGGGATGCCTCCAATGACACAAGCACAGCCTGTTACAGCACCGGGCATTCTTAACagacctccagctcctgctgcatcGGCACCTACCCCCCAGCCTCCGGTTACTAAACCACTCTTCCCAAGTGCGGGGCAG ATGGGGACACCTGTCACAAGCTCAAGTGCAGCTTCCTCCAATTCAGAAAGTCTGTCAGCATCTTCTAACGCTCTGTTTCCTAGCACAGCACAA gctgcagcagctgtTCCAGGTCCAGTTGGTACTGATTTCAAACCTTTGAATTCTACACCTGCAACAACAACAGAACCCCCAAAACCTACATTCCCTGCTTACACACAGTCTACAGCCTCAACCACTAGCACGACAAAcagtactgcagctaaaccagctACGTCTATAACAAGTAAGCCTGCTACTCTCACAACAACCAGTGCAACCAGTAAGTTGATCCATCCAGATGAGGATATATCACTg GAAGAGAGGAGGGCACAGTTGCCTAAATATCAGCGTAATCTTCCTCGACCAGGACAAGCTTCCTTGGGTAATCCACCAGTTGGACCAATTGGAGGTATGATGCCACCACAGCCAGGAATTCCTCCACAACAACAAGGAATGAGACCTCCCATGCCACCTCATG GTCAGTATGGTGCTCATCACCAGGGCATGCCAGGATATCTTCCTGGAGCCATGCCTCCATACGGTCAGGGACCTCCGATGGTGCCCCCTTACCAAAGTGGACCTCCTCGACCTCCAATGGGAATGAGACCTCCTGTAATGTCGCAAGGTGGCCGCTACTGA
- the ZNF207 gene encoding BUB3-interacting and GLEBS motif-containing protein ZNF207 isoform X6 gives MGRKKKKQLKPWCWYCNRDFDDEKILIQHQKAKHFKCHICHKKLYTGPGLAIHCMQVHKETIDAVPNAIPGRTDIELEIYGMEGIPEKDMEERRRLLEQKTQESQKKKQQDDSDEYEDDESAASTSFQPQQVQPQQGYIPPMAQPGLPPVPGAPGMPPGIPPLMAGVPPMMPGMPPVMPGMPPGLHQQRKYMQSFCGGNMMMPMGGMMPPGPGIPPLMPGMPPGMPPPVGPRPGMPPMTQAQPVTAPGILNRPPAPAASAPTPQPPVTKPLFPSAGQAAAAVPGPVGTDFKPLNSTPATTTEPPKPTFPAYTQSTASTTSTTNSTAAKPATSITSKPATLTTTSATSKLIHPDEDISLEERRAQLPKYQRNLPRPGQASLGNPPVGPIGGMMPPQPGIPPQQQGMRPPMPPHGQYGAHHQGMPGYLPGAMPPYGQGPPMVPPYQSGPPRPPMGMRPPVMSQGGRY, from the exons ATGGGCCGTAAGAAGAAGAAGCAGCTGAAGCCTTGGTGCTG GTATTGTAACAGGGATTTTGATGATGAAAAAATCCTTATACAGCATCAAAAAGCAAAGCACTTTAAATGCCATATATGTCATAAGAAACTGTATACAGGACCTGGTTTAGCTATACACTGCATGCAG gtacATAAAGAAACAATAGATGCTGTTCCAAATGCTATTCCTGGAAGAACAGACATTGAACTGGAAATCTATGGCATGGAGGGCATTCCAGAAAAAGATATGGAGGAACGAAGGAGGTTACTTGAACAAAAAACTCAGG AgagccagaaaaagaaacaacaggaTGATTCTGATGAGTATGAAGATGATGAATCTGCAGCTTCAACTTCATTTCAACCCCAGCAAGTTCAGCCACAGCAGGGGTACATTCCCCCAATGGCACAACCAGGTTTGCCTCCTGTGCCAGGTGCACCAGGAATGCCTCCAG gTATACCACCATTAATGGCAGGTGTTCCACCTATGATGCCTGGAATGCCTCCAGTTATGCCTGGAATGCCGCCTGG ATTACATCAACAGAGAAAATACATGCAGTCATTTTGTGGTGGAAACAT GATGATGCCAATGGGTGGAATGATGCCTCCTGGGCCAGGAATACCACCTCTTATGCCTGGTATGCCACCAG GTATGCCGCCGCCTGTTGGGCCTCGTCCTGGGATGCCTCCAATGACACAAGCACAGCCTGTTACAGCACCGGGCATTCTTAACagacctccagctcctgctgcatcGGCACCTACCCCCCAGCCTCCGGTTACTAAACCACTCTTCCCAAGTGCGGGGCAG gctgcagcagctgtTCCAGGTCCAGTTGGTACTGATTTCAAACCTTTGAATTCTACACCTGCAACAACAACAGAACCCCCAAAACCTACATTCCCTGCTTACACACAGTCTACAGCCTCAACCACTAGCACGACAAAcagtactgcagctaaaccagctACGTCTATAACAAGTAAGCCTGCTACTCTCACAACAACCAGTGCAACCAGTAAGTTGATCCATCCAGATGAGGATATATCACTg GAAGAGAGGAGGGCACAGTTGCCTAAATATCAGCGTAATCTTCCTCGACCAGGACAAGCTTCCTTGGGTAATCCACCAGTTGGACCAATTGGAGGTATGATGCCACCACAGCCAGGAATTCCTCCACAACAACAAGGAATGAGACCTCCCATGCCACCTCATG GTCAGTATGGTGCTCATCACCAGGGCATGCCAGGATATCTTCCTGGAGCCATGCCTCCATACGGTCAGGGACCTCCGATGGTGCCCCCTTACCAAAGTGGACCTCCTCGACCTCCAATGGGAATGAGACCTCCTGTAATGTCGCAAGGTGGCCGCTACTGA